In Paenibacillus hexagrammi, the following are encoded in one genomic region:
- a CDS encoding AbrB/MazE/SpoVT family DNA-binding domain-containing protein, which yields MRERKRKEGVLSMSTTVQKWGNSLGIRIPSQIAEKIAISQGSEVDLIVGDDHSLIVIPKKKKPTLEELLAQCKMENRHEEVTFGVEGKELL from the coding sequence ATGAGAGAAAGAAAACGGAAAGAGGGGGTGCTCTCCATGTCGACCACCGTACAGAAATGGGGAAACAGTCTAGGAATTCGTATTCCTAGCCAGATAGCCGAAAAGATTGCAATCAGCCAAGGTTCGGAAGTTGACTTGATTGTGGGTGATGATCATTCGCTCATTGTAATTCCCAAAAAGAAAAAGCCGACATTGGAAGAATTGTTGGCCCAATGCAAAATGGAAAATAGACACGAAGAAGTGACTTTCGGTGTAGAAGGGAAGGAATTACTTTAG
- a CDS encoding MarR family winged helix-turn-helix transcriptional regulator: MENEIFKALIDLFALINRSDRDKKMIANAGVNLEEAAFRVLVGIAHLQPTSVGELADKMGKNYSSVSRQIDKLEAAGLVHTYPSSSDSRIRVSELTKRGEEINGMISLTRERMMREALADWTLEEKNDLKNNLKRLFEAMQRFD; encoded by the coding sequence ATGGAAAATGAGATTTTTAAAGCGTTAATTGATTTATTTGCCTTGATCAATCGGTCGGACCGGGATAAGAAAATGATCGCTAATGCCGGCGTAAATTTGGAGGAAGCAGCCTTTCGGGTCCTCGTGGGTATCGCGCATCTCCAACCGACTAGTGTGGGCGAGTTGGCCGACAAGATGGGGAAAAACTATTCGAGCGTTAGCCGGCAAATCGATAAGCTAGAGGCCGCCGGATTGGTTCATACATATCCATCAAGTTCGGATTCCCGGATTCGTGTGTCTGAATTGACGAAACGCGGTGAGGAGATCAATGGCATGATTAGCCTCACTCGTGAGCGCATGATGCGTGAAGCTTTAGCCGATTGGACGCTGGAGGAAAAAAACGACTTAAAGAATAACTTAAAGCGGTTGTTCGAAGCTATGCAAAGGTTCGACTAG
- a CDS encoding quinone oxidoreductase family protein — protein sequence MIMRAAIVKEMGTTPVMGHFDSPVVKDGHVLINVAAAALSRVSKFRSMGMHYSSEVQFPIVAGIDGVGTLEDGTRVYFALPTAPYGSLAEQALVDEKQIVRLPNSVDDLTAAAIANPAMSSWAALVFRAGFKPGQTVLINGATGASGSLAVEIAKGLGAKKVIVTGRNKSKLQELKADEVIAFDMTVDKGQNRFENALMPVFAEGVDVILDYLWGDSALAIMTALAKTKTGRVTRFVSIGTSSGQEDIPLPSSVLRSSTIELVGSGDKSVSRADLLAAVKGVFEMAAEGKITIAIQEYALEEIKEAWNAPLMPRPVVVVNNIHGK from the coding sequence ATGATTATGAGAGCAGCTATCGTAAAGGAAATGGGGACAACGCCCGTCATGGGCCATTTTGATTCCCCTGTTGTAAAAGACGGACATGTGTTAATTAACGTTGCGGCAGCAGCTTTAAGTCGTGTTAGCAAGTTCCGTTCCATGGGTATGCATTACTCATCTGAAGTGCAATTTCCAATTGTAGCGGGTATAGACGGTGTTGGAACTTTGGAAGATGGGACCCGTGTTTATTTTGCACTTCCTACTGCGCCGTATGGAAGTTTGGCTGAACAAGCCCTTGTTGACGAGAAGCAGATTGTACGTTTACCAAATAGCGTAGATGATCTCACTGCTGCTGCTATCGCCAATCCAGCTATGTCGTCATGGGCTGCATTGGTATTTCGAGCTGGCTTCAAACCCGGTCAAACGGTATTAATAAATGGCGCTACTGGTGCATCTGGTAGTTTAGCGGTTGAGATTGCTAAGGGCCTCGGGGCCAAGAAGGTCATAGTAACGGGACGCAACAAATCAAAGCTGCAAGAACTTAAAGCCGATGAGGTGATTGCGTTTGACATGACAGTGGACAAAGGGCAAAATAGATTTGAAAATGCCTTAATGCCGGTTTTTGCTGAAGGTGTAGATGTGATATTGGATTACCTCTGGGGCGATAGCGCACTCGCCATCATGACAGCACTTGCAAAGACAAAGACGGGTCGTGTAACTCGCTTTGTAAGCATTGGCACTTCATCAGGTCAAGAAGACATTCCATTGCCTTCATCTGTTTTACGTTCATCAACAATTGAATTAGTAGGCAGTGGAGATAAGAGTGTATCTAGAGCTGATTTGCTAGCCGCGGTAAAAGGTGTTTTTGAAATGGCTGCCGAGGGGAAGATAACAATCGCCATTCAAGAGTATGCTCTAGAAGAGATTAAGGAGGCCTGGAATGCCCCGCTGATGCCCCGGCCAGTGGTAGTGGTCAATAACATACATGGAAAATGA
- a CDS encoding TetR/AcrR family transcriptional regulator — protein sequence MPVNPNDPRVSRTRQFIMQAFTELVEEQKNVYSISVQDITTRANINRATFYAHFDDKYVFLECWISRKFQILLMEALPQGRITGIGSLRAVVQTVFDVLARFRQYMVHPGNSRFEPLFEVAMQKELYHLLREWLNEESTGAPDKVETTALVASWGIFGAALQWSRDQQNRTSETMVPHVLEVAAAALATVLEE from the coding sequence ATGCCGGTTAATCCAAATGATCCGCGCGTTAGCCGGACGCGTCAGTTCATCATGCAGGCTTTCACGGAATTGGTGGAAGAGCAGAAGAATGTGTACTCAATTTCGGTGCAGGATATAACGACTCGAGCTAATATTAATCGTGCCACCTTTTATGCTCACTTTGATGATAAATACGTTTTTCTGGAGTGCTGGATTAGTCGGAAGTTCCAGATTCTCTTGATGGAAGCCTTACCCCAGGGGAGAATTACAGGGATTGGGAGCTTACGCGCCGTAGTCCAGACCGTATTTGATGTGCTGGCGCGATTCCGCCAATACATGGTGCATCCCGGCAACAGTCGGTTCGAGCCGTTGTTCGAAGTCGCGATGCAGAAGGAGCTCTATCACCTCCTGCGCGAATGGTTAAACGAGGAGTCGACGGGGGCGCCGGACAAGGTAGAAACCACAGCGCTCGTTGCCAGCTGGGGCATCTTCGGTGCCGCCTTGCAGTGGAGCAGAGATCAGCAAAACCGCACATCAGAGACGATGGTACCTCATGTACTGGAGGTTGCGGCAGCAGCCTTGGCAACGGTTTTGGAGGAATGA
- a CDS encoding NmrA family NAD(P)-binding protein — MIVITAPTSKIGRQVLERVLESGEDIRVIARDPQRIPEAIRGRVEVIQGSHADREVVNRAFEGADAVFWLVPADKQAESVYDAYVRFSIPAVDAVVRYRIDRVVAISALGRGQQRYAGNISASLAMEDLFRSTGVKFRALTMPAFMDNMLRQLHFMKHEGLIRFTIPGNMKNPTVATCDIADTASQLLLERKWSGQESLALLGQEDLSYEEMAEILSDVLGTPIRFEQMTLDSYKQLFLGLGYTEAMAQSMVDMDIAGADGINISLQRTPENTTPTQFRHWAATVLKPVFDAM; from the coding sequence ATGATTGTAATTACTGCCCCGACGAGTAAGATCGGGCGTCAAGTGCTTGAACGCGTGCTTGAGAGCGGTGAGGACATTCGCGTGATTGCACGCGATCCGCAGCGGATTCCTGAGGCGATTCGGGGGCGAGTGGAAGTCATTCAGGGCTCGCATGCTGACCGTGAAGTTGTCAACCGGGCTTTCGAGGGAGCCGATGCCGTTTTCTGGCTCGTGCCGGCTGACAAACAAGCGGAGAGCGTTTATGACGCCTACGTTCGATTCAGTATCCCGGCTGTCGACGCTGTCGTCCGTTACCGTATCGATCGAGTCGTGGCGATTTCCGCTCTTGGGCGCGGTCAGCAGCGCTATGCAGGTAACATCTCGGCATCGCTGGCCATGGAGGATCTGTTCAGAAGCACTGGCGTAAAATTCCGTGCATTAACGATGCCTGCCTTTATGGATAACATGCTAAGGCAGCTGCACTTTATGAAGCACGAGGGCTTGATTCGCTTCACGATACCAGGCAACATGAAGAACCCCACGGTAGCTACCTGTGATATTGCCGATACAGCCTCCCAGCTTCTCCTAGAGCGGAAGTGGAGCGGACAAGAGAGTCTGGCATTGCTTGGACAGGAAGACCTTTCTTACGAGGAAATGGCAGAGATTCTGAGCGATGTGCTAGGCACGCCGATCCGCTTTGAGCAGATGACGCTTGACAGCTACAAGCAATTATTTCTAGGTCTTGGTTACACGGAGGCCATGGCCCAGAGTATGGTGGATATGGACATTGCCGGAGCGGACGGGATCAACATCTCTCTCCAGCGTACACCGGAAAATACCACGCCTACTCAATTTCGCCATTGGGCGGCAACTGTTCTGAAGCCAGTCTTTGACGCAATGTGA
- a CDS encoding cell wall hydrolase, with protein MAVVKSRKQDIDMLARLIRAEAEAEGEMGMLLVGNVGINRIRANCSDFKGLRTIPQMINQPHAFEALQHGLYYQKSRERERRLAQRAVNGERNWPAKFSLWYFRPGSYENPGPCPPTWYNQPLVGRWKKHCFYEPTAKECASVYSMF; from the coding sequence ATGGCAGTCGTTAAATCCAGGAAACAGGATATTGATATGTTAGCAAGGTTGATTCGAGCTGAGGCTGAGGCCGAAGGCGAAATGGGCATGCTCCTTGTTGGAAATGTTGGTATTAACCGAATAAGAGCGAATTGTTCCGATTTTAAAGGACTTCGAACCATTCCCCAAATGATCAACCAACCGCATGCGTTCGAAGCGTTACAGCATGGTTTGTACTATCAAAAATCAAGAGAGAGGGAACGCCGTCTGGCGCAAAGGGCAGTGAATGGAGAGCGAAATTGGCCAGCTAAATTCTCGCTATGGTATTTCCGTCCAGGATCGTACGAAAACCCGGGACCATGTCCGCCTACTTGGTATAATCAACCGCTCGTAGGACGATGGAAGAAACATTGCTTTTATGAACCGACCGCGAAAGAATGTGCAAGTGTATATTCCATGTTCTAA
- a CDS encoding copper amine oxidase N-terminal domain-containing protein — protein sequence MIKKFKTVQKIVNKPTSVLTLLLTGCLAFGSMASAFGETAPQGVQMKEFSLLDTATDVVGSADFTPEGNKDGHFKLQLKLAQKTVINSVVLRSTDAYGKDNYQGVWRTNHVTTGWLLGIVQDKIVTTGSGTKHESVIINPGFRKDVKDPVGEFEGDLTFDLYASDNGTIKETQYYVLEIETPQGTITSKPITYKSPMISEDTSTSTTAPSTTPAPSSTPKPAESPLPSPGTTPSPAESPVPSPSTTPSPAGNPAPSPASSYDDESKDIAIHVSFKGNDIHFDDAQPVVKDGRTLVPFRQLFETLGFTVDWVEEGSVQKAIGTKDGLTIELTINSTNAHVNGSDTALDVPAQIIDGRTMVPLRFVSESSGYHVAFSSSGNVWSISIEDAVPGGSTDTDSDPAPTPSTEPTPTPQDDPTPTPTPEPTVEEVEPFVVKGYLRNLNGDPIPGVIINADNQLFSDSNLQDVTDENGHYRIELANLPTTWVMSTNFTRDYNGNEQRFYLKSDVDQPFAGSSGAVRNFTLKDVVGHIEIHPDFWSFSDDLPQFEMSDLEVTLTPVGPLFDGSAGKTITTHADVLSTGGHGVDNIPLGNYKISATWKLEGHAPLPMLVRVTGTSKYALSTEFDFHNPLGAPSIFVNQIDTKLDKQSEE from the coding sequence GTGATCAAAAAGTTCAAAACTGTACAAAAGATTGTAAACAAGCCAACATCAGTCCTTACACTTTTATTAACCGGATGCTTAGCGTTCGGTAGTATGGCCAGCGCTTTTGGCGAGACAGCGCCACAAGGTGTGCAAATGAAGGAATTCAGCTTGCTCGATACGGCAACGGATGTTGTCGGTTCTGCTGATTTTACCCCTGAGGGGAATAAGGACGGACACTTTAAGCTGCAGCTGAAGCTTGCGCAGAAGACTGTAATAAATTCGGTCGTTTTACGCTCAACAGATGCATACGGGAAGGATAATTATCAAGGAGTGTGGCGTACGAATCATGTGACAACCGGCTGGCTGCTCGGGATCGTACAGGATAAAATCGTAACAACGGGTAGCGGAACCAAGCACGAAAGTGTCATCATCAATCCGGGCTTCCGCAAGGACGTTAAAGACCCGGTAGGGGAATTCGAGGGCGATCTTACCTTCGACTTGTACGCCAGTGACAATGGAACGATCAAGGAAACACAGTACTATGTGTTGGAAATCGAGACACCACAAGGTACGATTACTTCCAAACCGATAACATACAAAAGTCCGATGATCTCGGAAGATACGTCTACCTCAACCACGGCCCCATCTACGACTCCTGCGCCAAGCTCAACTCCAAAACCTGCCGAGAGCCCGCTTCCGAGTCCTGGTACGACACCATCTCCTGCCGAGAGCCCGGTTCCGAGCCCAAGCACGACACCATCTCCTGCTGGAAATCCTGCTCCGAGCCCCGCGTCCTCCTATGATGATGAGTCCAAGGATATTGCCATTCATGTTTCTTTTAAAGGGAACGACATACATTTTGATGATGCACAGCCTGTCGTAAAAGACGGACGTACACTTGTCCCGTTCCGCCAGTTGTTTGAAACACTAGGCTTTACTGTGGATTGGGTAGAAGAAGGCTCCGTACAAAAAGCAATCGGAACGAAGGACGGTCTTACCATTGAACTTACGATCAATAGTACGAACGCCCATGTCAATGGAAGCGATACGGCTCTGGATGTTCCAGCTCAAATCATCGACGGTCGTACGATGGTGCCATTGCGCTTCGTTTCGGAGAGCAGTGGCTATCACGTAGCGTTCTCCAGCAGCGGTAATGTATGGTCGATTTCAATTGAGGACGCTGTCCCGGGAGGAAGCACAGACACCGATTCAGATCCTGCACCGACGCCATCTACGGAACCAACACCAACACCGCAGGATGATCCAACACCGACACCAACACCTGAACCAACTGTAGAAGAAGTGGAGCCTTTTGTTGTCAAAGGCTATTTACGTAATCTGAACGGCGATCCGATTCCTGGAGTGATCATCAATGCGGACAACCAATTGTTCTCGGACAGCAACCTTCAAGACGTGACAGACGAGAATGGACATTACCGAATCGAACTGGCGAACCTTCCCACTACCTGGGTGATGTCTACCAATTTCACACGTGATTATAATGGCAACGAGCAGAGATTTTATCTAAAATCCGATGTCGACCAGCCGTTTGCAGGAAGCTCTGGAGCGGTTCGCAATTTTACATTGAAAGATGTAGTAGGGCATATTGAAATACATCCAGATTTCTGGTCATTTAGTGATGATTTACCACAATTCGAAATGAGCGATTTAGAAGTGACGCTTACGCCAGTTGGGCCGTTGTTTGACGGAAGTGCTGGAAAAACGATCACGACACATGCAGATGTCCTCTCTACCGGCGGACACGGAGTGGACAACATTCCGCTCGGCAATTACAAAATTTCAGCGACTTGGAAGCTGGAAGGTCACGCTCCACTGCCCATGCTGGTCCGTGTTACCGGCACGAGCAAATATGCATTATCCACGGAATTTGATTTCCACAATCCGCTGGGGGCACCTTCGATATTTGTGAATCAGATTGATACGAAACTTGACAAACAAAGTGAAGAGTAA
- a CDS encoding response regulator transcription factor has protein sequence MRIVIAEDHPLFRSGVRNLLKTTDDLEVIGEAATGEEAMELVDQLQPDLVLMDIRMPGINGIEATRLIMEKHSSVKILILTMFRDDQSVFTAMRAGAKGYVLKDADEDELLQSIRMVGSGGAVFSSDIAGRMMHYFSQSQPVSSEDPALSELTKRELEILACIAEGDSNAQIAERLHISSKTVANYVSNILNKLQVTDRHAAKKFVQRTRELD, from the coding sequence TTGAGAATTGTTATTGCGGAGGATCACCCGCTATTTCGAAGCGGAGTGAGAAATCTATTAAAAACCACGGATGATCTTGAAGTCATAGGGGAGGCAGCTACAGGTGAAGAGGCAATGGAGCTTGTAGATCAGCTTCAGCCCGATCTCGTTCTGATGGATATCCGAATGCCCGGCATCAACGGGATTGAAGCGACTCGTCTCATTATGGAGAAGCATTCATCCGTTAAAATTTTAATCCTAACCATGTTTAGAGATGACCAGTCGGTTTTTACGGCTATGCGGGCAGGAGCCAAGGGGTATGTCCTCAAGGATGCGGATGAGGATGAGCTCTTGCAGTCTATTCGGATGGTCGGCAGCGGCGGAGCGGTATTCAGCTCGGATATTGCGGGTCGGATGATGCATTATTTTTCACAGTCCCAGCCTGTTTCTTCTGAAGACCCAGCGCTGTCGGAGCTAACCAAACGCGAGTTGGAAATATTGGCGTGCATCGCAGAGGGTGACAGCAATGCGCAGATTGCAGAGCGGCTGCATATTAGTAGTAAAACGGTGGCGAACTACGTATCGAACATTTTAAACAAGCTGCAGGTAACAGACCGTCATGCCGCGAAGAAGTTCGTACAGCGAACGCGTGAGCTGGATTAA
- a CDS encoding histidine kinase: MEQSQALLAERETEPAFQLPKRGFLLGLQLLVTVSSLITIVLYMMGIPKYYDRLLSECMVNGCGKWVPVMNFVYTGSIHLTLDTYAFLFVSIDVIFTFVYMAAAFLIFWKGFREPMALLAVLAMVSFGVTFPSLTSVAFEGYMFHNWWFQWVAMNGWIGLSLLFLLFPNGSFAPKWTRMVFTVILLVDVSSFINGEIIWNQFHLSMYLQMVWYTSSTLILIYAQIYRYLKVSTPAQRLQTKWVVYGLAIGMISFVVMSILFDPRINDGSAITYVYLNALINFGLLAIPVTLTIAVLRHRLWDINPLVNRTLVYGALTLCVAAIYIFSVLYLSHVFETKDNLFISLVATVVVAVVFAPLKEKLQRLVNRMMKGRHDDPYAVLLELGNQLSQPLEPDAMLNALASTIKDSLRLPYAGISIGVGGQSTFTVAAGEAAHEVMSYSIIHRGEQLGTLFLSSRSPGEAFSTEDHKFLDVLLHQAGPIVENVNMTYGLQLLAKDLQESREKLVLAREEERRQIRKNLHDDLAPRLAALALNAATAEKFIVKDPDIAIEMLGDLRRVIRATVDEIRTLVHDLRPPCLDELGLISAIEERITELNKPAKLLADEQGAEPIRIRFVEPPALPELPAAVEVAAYRIVTESLVNVMKHSRATECSVKLQVTTSNCLKIEVTDNGRGVAASYAHLIPGKGGIGLNSIRERAEELGGQCSIERAEHGGTRVLALLPI, from the coding sequence ATGGAGCAATCGCAAGCTCTACTCGCAGAACGTGAAACCGAACCGGCATTTCAGCTACCCAAAAGGGGTTTCCTTCTTGGCCTTCAACTTCTTGTGACAGTGTCATCTCTGATTACGATCGTCCTGTATATGATGGGAATACCCAAATATTACGACAGGCTGCTCTCTGAATGTATGGTGAATGGCTGCGGCAAGTGGGTGCCGGTCATGAATTTTGTGTACACCGGATCGATCCATCTAACCCTGGATACGTATGCCTTTCTTTTTGTGAGTATCGATGTGATTTTTACATTTGTTTATATGGCAGCTGCGTTTCTCATTTTTTGGAAGGGTTTCCGCGAACCGATGGCTTTGCTAGCCGTGCTGGCGATGGTTTCGTTTGGCGTTACGTTTCCTTCTCTTACGTCTGTTGCTTTTGAGGGATATATGTTTCACAACTGGTGGTTTCAATGGGTTGCGATGAACGGGTGGATTGGATTATCGCTGCTCTTTTTACTTTTTCCCAATGGCTCGTTTGCTCCTAAATGGACCAGGATGGTTTTCACTGTAATCCTACTTGTAGATGTTAGCAGCTTCATCAATGGAGAAATCATCTGGAATCAGTTCCACTTATCCATGTATCTACAGATGGTGTGGTATACGTCATCGACACTGATCCTTATTTATGCGCAAATCTACAGGTATTTGAAGGTATCCACACCCGCGCAGCGCCTGCAAACGAAATGGGTCGTCTATGGACTGGCGATTGGCATGATCAGTTTCGTTGTTATGAGTATTTTATTTGATCCTCGGATCAATGACGGTAGCGCCATAACCTATGTCTATCTGAATGCGCTCATTAATTTCGGCTTACTTGCGATCCCGGTCACACTCACCATAGCAGTACTGAGGCACCGGCTGTGGGACATCAATCCGCTTGTTAACAGAACACTGGTATATGGCGCACTGACTCTTTGCGTGGCTGCCATCTATATTTTCTCCGTGCTCTATTTAAGCCATGTATTTGAAACCAAAGATAACTTGTTTATCTCTTTGGTAGCTACAGTCGTGGTGGCTGTTGTATTCGCTCCACTGAAGGAGAAGCTGCAGCGCCTTGTAAACCGGATGATGAAAGGCCGGCACGATGACCCTTATGCGGTCTTACTGGAGCTCGGCAATCAACTGTCTCAGCCTCTTGAGCCGGATGCCATGCTGAATGCTCTTGCTTCCACAATTAAAGATTCGCTGCGATTGCCCTACGCTGGCATTTCGATCGGAGTAGGGGGACAAAGTACCTTTACCGTAGCGGCTGGAGAGGCGGCCCACGAAGTGATGTCCTACTCCATTATTCATCGGGGCGAGCAATTGGGCACGCTGTTTCTGTCAAGCCGTTCTCCTGGTGAAGCTTTTTCCACGGAGGACCATAAATTCCTCGATGTCCTGCTCCATCAAGCTGGTCCCATCGTCGAGAATGTGAACATGACCTACGGCTTGCAGCTGCTCGCAAAGGATTTACAGGAATCCAGGGAAAAGCTCGTCCTGGCGCGTGAGGAGGAACGACGGCAAATCCGTAAAAATTTACATGATGATTTGGCACCTAGGCTGGCTGCATTAGCGCTGAATGCGGCTACAGCGGAAAAATTCATTGTAAAGGATCCAGATATCGCGATCGAGATGCTGGGAGACCTGAGAAGAGTCATACGTGCGACTGTGGATGAAATTCGTACACTGGTTCATGATTTGCGGCCACCGTGTCTGGACGAACTGGGACTCATCAGTGCGATTGAAGAAAGGATCACTGAGCTGAACAAGCCGGCCAAGCTGCTAGCGGATGAGCAAGGAGCCGAACCGATTCGTATCCGCTTTGTGGAGCCTCCCGCACTTCCGGAGCTTCCCGCAGCGGTAGAAGTGGCGGCGTATCGAATTGTTACTGAATCACTGGTCAACGTGATGAAGCACAGTCGAGCAACCGAGTGCAGCGTTAAGCTTCAAGTGACGACCTCCAATTGTCTGAAGATTGAAGTGACAGATAACGGAAGAGGGGTTGCCGCTTCCTATGCACATCTTATACCGGGTAAGGGAGGCATTGGTTTGAATTCAATTCGGGAGCGTGCAGAGGAATTAGGAGGACAATGCTCGATAGAACGTGCGGAGCATGGCGGTACACGGGTATTGGCCTTACTGCCGATATGA
- a CDS encoding serine hydrolase domain-containing protein has protein sequence MRKHNRLNERLTPLFKSFMEKGPAGCACTVVRKGEVLYQETMGYADLDTKKEIDLHTIYRIYSMTKVVTCVAALQLYEKGLFLLNDPLDEYLPEFRDPQVYRYNDFGEMSVGPAAGPIRVKDLFMMTSGLTYGGEGNETERQTRKIMEHAAETMDTRTALKALASVPLAFDPGTRWKYGLSHDVLAALVEALSGKTFGEYLRQEIFEPLGMNDTFFRIREDMRERLITMYDIDENGRLTPNLKFDACYQPDCKLESGGAGLLSTLGDYSRFAQALARRGELDGARILSPKTVQLMATNHLNAQQLQDFSWSPMSGYGYGLGVRTLIDPAAGGVNGTLGEFGWAGLAGSYVLIDPKEELSIVYMQQMLPSHEPFIHPRLRNVVYGAMELE, from the coding sequence GTGAGGAAACACAATCGACTGAACGAGCGTCTAACACCGCTATTCAAGAGTTTTATGGAAAAGGGACCGGCCGGATGCGCCTGTACGGTAGTGCGCAAAGGAGAAGTCCTCTATCAGGAAACAATGGGTTACGCCGATTTGGATACAAAGAAAGAGATTGATTTACATACCATCTATCGGATCTATTCGATGACGAAAGTCGTCACTTGTGTAGCAGCACTGCAGCTTTATGAGAAGGGGCTATTCCTCTTGAATGATCCTTTAGATGAGTACTTGCCGGAGTTCCGCGATCCTCAAGTGTACCGATACAATGACTTTGGTGAGATGAGTGTGGGACCAGCTGCAGGACCTATCAGAGTAAAGGATCTCTTTATGATGACATCAGGGCTAACCTATGGTGGTGAAGGAAATGAAACGGAGCGGCAAACCCGTAAGATCATGGAACACGCAGCGGAAACCATGGATACTCGAACGGCACTGAAGGCATTAGCCTCCGTACCTCTTGCCTTTGATCCCGGTACACGCTGGAAATATGGACTCAGTCACGATGTACTAGCTGCATTAGTTGAAGCCTTATCCGGCAAGACCTTTGGTGAATACCTTCGTCAAGAAATCTTTGAGCCGTTAGGTATGAACGACACCTTCTTCCGAATCCGGGAAGACATGCGGGAACGACTTATCACGATGTATGATATCGATGAAAACGGCCGGCTAACGCCTAATCTTAAATTCGACGCTTGTTACCAGCCGGATTGCAAGTTGGAGAGCGGGGGAGCCGGGCTGCTTTCCACGTTGGGGGATTACAGCAGGTTTGCGCAAGCTCTCGCGCGGAGAGGTGAATTGGATGGAGCTCGTATTCTTAGCCCAAAGACGGTGCAGCTGATGGCGACGAACCACTTAAATGCCCAGCAATTGCAGGATTTTAGCTGGTCGCCAATGAGCGGATATGGCTATGGACTAGGTGTCCGGACCTTGATCGACCCTGCTGCTGGCGGAGTGAATGGTACACTTGGTGAATTTGGTTGGGCAGGCTTGGCGGGTTCCTATGTATTGATCGACCCGAAGGAAGAGCTTTCCATTGTATACATGCAGCAAATGCTGCCGAGCCATGAACCTTTCATTCATCCGCGACTGCGGAATGTCGTTTATGGTGCAATGGAGTTAGAATAA